TACATTCTTGCAGGCTTGTGTCTTGTTCTTCTGTTTGGCTATTGGAATTACTGAAATAACAGTGTCAAGAGAAACAGTTATGatatgttgttgttaatataGATTTATGCGAGTTAGAGGAATGTCACAAGAGAAAGACAATTGTGATATTATTGTAAGAGAAAACCAGAATGGTGAGAACAATTTCCCTCCAAATTGTCTTTCGACAGAAAATGATCGTAGAGTTAGGTCGTAGATTCTGCCTAGGCTGGAATATTTCGCGAGAATGGTTTCTTTTTGCATTGTCGAAAATTTCTAAACAGTGCAGCAAAGAATTTTGACAAGTCCAAAGGGTTTTCATGGAAAAAGCCTGATACTTGCAAAAGTACTACAACCACATCACATGTAGGGTTTCTGCAACATTAGATGAGAGAGGAATTTGGTTTAGCAAAATCAgattttctttttcccccctccacctccatGAAAGTGCAAGAAGGCGTCTATATTTATAGGCCACATTTAATTTCAAACCACTGAAATGTTTGTTAAATAAGGATGTAGTATTCAAACATTATGATCAAGTTGTCAAAACTGTAGTGTTTTATGGCAGTAAAATGAGCTCCGTCTAATACATACCCCATAAAATATCCAGCCTTTTATCAACTTTCATGTACAAAACCTGCACTGTTCATGGTTCAGCTGCAGTGGTTGGTTCCAGTATCACATTTAACGCTGCTGCTATGGTGTACTCATGTTTAAACGTTAAAACAATACCATCCCTTATTTATGAAAGATGGTAAGTTGAAAAGGGCAAGAGATCAAACAAACCCTGGTTTGCTGTCTCCCACGATCATTCTGACTCTCTTAAAGGCTGTCCTTGCACCCCCGATGTTCTGTTTCTTTTCAGCAGTAGTTGTAGAAGCTGTCCCCTGTGGAGTTGACGTTGTAATGTAGAATTTCCTGCCATTACTGGATGGCGGCTTTGACAGGCTGAAATCGCTGATGAAAATGAGGGAGTCTTGGCCGAGCACTGTTAAAGGAAGTGTATAAATTGCATTTCACATTATTCTTACCGCATAAACATTCCATAATCAATATTTGCTTTGATCAGTTGTCTGAGTTATCATAAATGCATGTAACCTTTCCAATTGGTTGAAGGTTTTGGTATTTACTTTCCATCACAATACAGAGGGTTTAACCAGCCAACCATCACACAGGACCTAAACTTTgaaatctatctatctattctttttttttaaactcatCACAAAATGTGCAGAAGGCTTTTCAGTCCTGTAAATGGAGAATGATATCTTTATTCTCTGTATCTAAAAGCTACAGATGTGTATGCCACCAAATGTTTTTACTTGATCTTTAAGAATTTGAATTTCTTCAGGGATTTAATCCAGTATCCTAAAGCAACGAACATACAATGCACGATGGTCAAATGGATCTGTtactatacaagtgcaaagatgtgtaTAGCACATAGAAATCGTAGTGCCTGATAAGAGACAACTTACAAAGCCTTTAAAGCAACTATTACTTCACCAAAATCAAACACTCAATTCTTCGCAGCCATTCAGGAATGAACTATCTCCTAAATCTACCGTTTACATCGTCTCGGAGCCGAGAGTTCCTTTCGACGTCTCTACCTCGAAAGACTTACATGTCAAGTTGGAAGGCTCGAATGGATCGAAAGCAAGCGCTTGTAGAGAGTCTGTGAATGATTTCTTCCAGAGTTTTGTGCCTGTGTCCGCATTCCATAGGACCACCGAGTAAGGAGGATGGAGTGCCAGGAGGAGATCGTGAGATGCATCTTGTGTTGATAGCCATTCCAAATCTAAGAAAGATGGGAAGATGATAGGAAAGCAGAAAAAAATaggtcattatttttattaaagtcTTTTTGACTTTGTATACCGAACAGATTCGCCATTCCGCACCAAGTTTGATTTCAGTGGATGAGTACTAAGGAAGGGCTGTGTCTACGTGGATACGATGAAATGTTCACACAAGATTGATGCAAATTACCAAGCATGAAAAAAATCTAGTGAATGTTACTGTATACCAATTATGtggtttgaaatgaaaatttatgaACAGCAGCAAAGTTGACTTAATGCCACAAAGGGCATCCATCTATGGCAATGCTCCACAACTTTTGGCTGGCCACTGCTTTTGAAATTTGCTTAGTGGAATTGTACATATAGGAACTGTTCTCTCTGTAATTTCTGTCAATATGCAGGCAGAAGGGAAGAGTGCTTGTTTCTGGATGTTGTCATTTGTCAAGACAAGCACTAAATGgatatatttaaaattgataCTGTTTATTCCAGTTTAGAACTCTAGCAATGTATCAATGAAATGTAAAGTGACATACAAACCTCCAACTCCTTTAGTCCCTTCAGAGAACGAGGTTCTGGGACATCCGTTGGCCACGTCCCATATGATAATAAGACCATTGCTTTCAGCACTAGCTAGTCTTAACGTATAAGGAGACTGAATGGTATGGTGGTAGTGTTCCTTGGCCCATTTAACTTTAACTACATTGGTCCTGTGGTTGTCTAATGTTTGAAGTACCTGAAGAGATTATTAATACACAGATGTCAGAGTTTGAAATCAGTCAGTATACTTGCCAAATGCACAATTACATTTCAAGGACTGCAAAGAATATAATACATGCATCTTTTTTTCTGCCTGCTtgtgtgaagcgtattctagttattgtcattgtgaagcgtattctagttattgtcattatgacgtcacccaTGGCTCGCGCATTGGTGGTTTGCGCTGTGGTGTGGCGGGATATAAATCACGCACTATTAGAAGcgtatcttttgttttaaatgattcggggttggaagacagccaaactggttcaaattggttgagtgcccatttgcatatgctcatctgcatatcaggtcattgtgaagcgtattctagttattgtcattatgacgtcacccaTGGCTCGCGCATTGGTGGTTTGCGCTGTGGTGTGGCGGGATATAAATCACGCACTATTAGAAGcgtatcttttgttttaaatgattcggggttggaagacagccaaactggttcaaattggttgagtgcccatttgcatatgctcatctgcatatcaggttggcactcaaccaatcaagagtttGGTAAGGGGTGAGTTAAAAGTTTACACCAATCGGGTTCAAGGGCAGAGCGTGTGCCCTGTGCAACGcgtcttaatttgttattttggaatcaGGGGTTTAAGGGTTTCTTAAAGATTTATCGAGGAGTTGAAGTTTATCTCCCGAAGTCTACAGACGTAGAACAGTAGGCTCCGTAATTTATATTTACGTCTGTAGACTTCGGGctctttacattttaattatctCAAGTTCCAAAGTTATAGTTTTATCCTGAATCAATAAAAGAAGACATATATTATCCAGTACCCGCTTTTCCTGATTATTTCACGTTTCACGCTCGGATCTACGGTATCAGTGTAAGGCCGGGTTTACCGTTCCCGAACTACCCAAAAATAAGCCTTACATATTTGGTGGCAGCGGTTTAAGAACTGGAACACACCATCGAAAAATTATGGAACATTTTTGCAGCGGGAGAAAGATCATCGCAGGCAGACAGTAAACGAAGACGTTTTACTTATAATTCGCCTATTCTATGGTAAAACTTTTAACTTTTATAGCCCTACTAGTATTAAGGAACTTTTTGTATACCACCACCCATGTATATCGTCACTGCTACGCATACGGAGGGAATTAGGAAAATCAACGGTTGCTCCAACGGCAGATTGTCTATCGGATGTCTGGTCACCTTTCCGCCGATGCCTATCCAGGTCCGTAGACGTTGATGTCGGAGTGCAGTACTTCTACCAAGTTTTTGTTTGTAGTTTAGATTAtactttagaattttttttatgtgctTAGGAACGAAGATCAACCCATAAAAGTGTATTAGAAAATTAAATTAGGATTGAAACCAGATTTGGGAGTTAGCGACAAATTTAGGTGTAGGCCCGACGTTAACGAAGCCTAACCAACGAGCCCAACACAACGGCGCCTGTCCTAACCATAACCAGTACCACTACTACCAGTACCAGAACCAGTACCAGTTTTTTTACAAACTACTGTATTATACGATATATTACTGGAGTAAGTTGAATTATTTAGATGTTAAATAATATTCGTAATATTTTTAACCCTCGTTCCCACTTCGTTTTCACTCCCCTATGTTTGGTTATCTACCTGAAATTTTGAATTGTTAGaaacaattttctttaaaaggCCAAATAGCCTAGTGTGGTCACAGATTATCCATTCTGGTACACATATGTTGAGTATAGACTGTTTACAGGCACCCCCAactggtatatatatttttaggatattgtatttattttaaactgGTGAAACTGAATTTCATTGTTCTTCGCCAAAAACTTTATGCCTAGACGTAGAGGCTCCAGTTCTCGTAACACTATAAGGTCCCCACTGTTGGGTGATACTACCGAAATGATGGCACCACCCCATTATGATAACATTAGGGTTGAACTTCCCCCACCTTTTCTGGGTACAGGCCGTGAAGATTTTCACCTTTTCGTGCTCCTTTAGAGCCAATGATAGTCAACAAACCATTTGAGAGAGTTGCTGCTGATATAACTGAGTTACCCCTAACTACGAATGGCAATAGATATGTGTTGGTTGTAACTGATTACTTCActaaatacattaatatgtaTGCCTTGCCAGATCAAACAGCAGAGACTGTTGCACAGTGTTTATTTGATAAGTATTTCTGCGAACATGGGATATCAGAAGTATTACACACTGACCAAGGTAAACAATTTGAATCCAAGTTGGTGCATAGATTGTGTAAACTAATGGGAATAGTGAAAACTCGTACTAGTCCTTATCACCCACAATCAGATGGTCAGGTAGAAAGATTCAATCGAACACTTAAGAGTGAATTGAGTAAGAGATTATTCTCAACTGGTAACCAATGGGATAAGATGCTCAATCATATCGCTTTTTCCTATAATACTAGTGTCCATTCTAGCATTGGTTACTCACCATTCTTTCTGGTGAATGGCAGAGAAGCTCGTATGCCCCTCGAGGTTATGTTTGGTGACACTCCAGTTGGTTACAGTTGTCATAGTAGCTATGGTGATTTTGTTGATGACATCACTAAACGTATGAAAGAAGCTAGTAAGATTGTTGGCCAAGAATTGGTGAAAGCTCAAGAAAAACAGGCTGATTATGTAGAGTTGAAGACTCGATTTCTACCTTATGTTGTTGGAGATTTAGTGTGGGTAAACGATCCAGCTAAGCAACGTGATAAGTTAGCCGCTCGATGGAAAGGTCCTCATAGAGTAATTAGAGTTATGAACAATGGTGTAACTTATCAATTACAAGATTTGAGTAAATCTTCCATTCCATCTAAAGTCATACATTATAACCGACTTAAGCCTTATGTTTCTCCCTATAGTTTAGAGGatgtaaatgaaaagcttaTTCAGCCAAATCCGCCTAGTGTGGTTCAAGGGAATTATTTGCCAAATTTGTCCTTGGATGAATTTTATAGAAATTTACCATTTCACTTTGAGAGTAATCTAGATACGTCTGGAATTTCTCCTGAGTTGCAAGGTGGAAAACGTTTAGATAATAAAAGACTTACACGTTTAGGTAGGGAGGTAAAGCTGCCTAACTATCTTAGTGATTATGAGTTGGATCGTTAGGTCTGATGAGATGGTTTAAGCcataattattatcattcttTTCATAAGGATAAGTagttatgaatttttttttttgtctttccttctttttaagACTTACGCCTTTTATATTAGAAAGGGTAATTGTCTTTTCTCTGACAGGAATTTATGAGGTAACTTTTGAATTTAAAgttatgaatttgaatttaagaTAATAAGTCATTGAGTATTACCTTTCTCCATTCTTCCATCCCTTGTATTGGAATGTTTAGATAGTATCTGGTGTGACAGTTAGTTTTGCCCTGGTTCATTATGAATTAATGTGTATCTTGTTTTTGAGAAGCTGTCTTATAAATTGCATGCATGtttgtaaattgtattttgttcaTAATTCATTTTAAGTTGGGATTACTATGCTCCTGCCAATTGTCGCATCTCAAAACGACGACAGGAGAGTAATTAGGGTTGTTCCacaaattgatattatttttttaaatttatgtatGAGGTAGATGTAACATTTGTTGACCGCGATTAGCCATGAACCTCGATTAAGGAGCATGATGGTTATTTCCGGCAGAAACGAAGATattgtacatggcttgatcaccCATCAGCAATTAGTTTAGACTTTTGTTCTCTTCTCAGTCCTTTGATGTTTAAGGGAGGCTAGAACGCGCCTTGTCCCCAGTCATTGGATTTTGTTTGtggttttacatgtttattggGTCGCCATTGAACCGGCgcatcatattatttttttgtttatatcttatCTTATTTGACAGTTGATCTGAAGTGTGGTATACTTACTTCATAATAGTTGTGGTAGAGTTGTCTGGTGACATCAGGTTCATCTGTGTTGGTTGAGCATGGTGGTGGAAGAATTGGGATATGGTTTTATGTCGGTGTTCTATTTACTTACcaatattttaaacataaacAGAAGTGCACGTTATTATTGCATTTTAAgcattgtatatttatatatatgtaatgtttgTTAGCTGTGTGGTTGTGGGTTATAGAATATCCCCCTTATACTCTTAGAACTTCTAAAGGAAGGACCCAAATATTGGTCTtcgtatatttatatatatttttttttcactcttttaatttcaaaagaaaagacCTAGGTGTTGGTTTTTCTATttcttattaaatatatttgttttgaattCTAGTTGGTGTTAACATATTGCTTActtgtttgagttttaatttggaAATGAGGACATTTCCTATTATGGGTAAATCCtgtgtgaagcgtattctagttattgtcattgtgaagcgtattctagttattgtcattatgacgtcacccaTGGCTCGCGCATTGGTGGTTTGCGCTGTGGTGTGGCGGGATATAAATCACGCACTATTAGAAGcgtatcttttgttttaaatgattcggggttggaagacagccaaactggttcaaattggttgagtgcccatttgcatatgctcatctgcatatcaggttggcactcaaccaatcaagagtttGGTAAGGGGTGAGTTAAAAGTTTACACCAATCGGGTTCAAGGGCAGAGCGTGTGCCCTGTGCAACGcgtcttaatttgttattttggaatcaGGGGTTTAAGGGTTTCTTAAAGATTTATCGAGGAGTTGAAGTTTATCTCCCGAAGTCTACAGACGTAGAACAGTAGGCTCCGTAATTTATATTTACGTCTGTAGACTTCGGGctctttacattttaattatctCAAGTTCCAAAGTTATAGTTTTATCCTGAATCAATAAAAGAAGACATATATTATCCAGTACCCGCTTTTCCTGATTATTTCACGTTTCACGCTCGGATCTACGGTATCAGTGTAAGGCCGGGTTTACCGTTCCCGAACTACCCAAAAATAAGCCTTACACTTGTATTCAAAACTTTAATACAATACCACTTTTAAGCAAAAGTTCTTTTTACATTTCTTATGTGTAAGGTATAATCCTACaatatgcaaaaatatattgtgCCCTAAATGACAAGAAACCCTTTAAATTGGTAGTTTGTACACTTGTTGGATCTTCTTACAAATctgttatatataaattttatacaAATCTTGTAATTTCATCTGAAGGCTTTCTTTCCTGCATTCAAATTTTCCTTTGATCAAAAACATAACAATTGACTAACTTGAAGCTAACAGATATTTCAGGCACTTATACTTCTTAGCAAGTATCTAAATTTGTTGCAATGAGTGGATCAGCTGACAAACATGATTGTCACACAGAACCAATGATAGAATTTGAGTTTAGAAATGTACCAGGCATATACTTTTCTGATACTTACAATGTGGAatctacatttaaaaaaaatgtatgagGTTCAAACAAGCTTCAATTTTAGAGTCGTTATGcatacaatgttttcagactttttttgtttttgtaccaCTGGTGAAATGTCACCTGTGAGGATTACCTGGATTGTTTTGGTATCAACGACTACCACAGCTGTGTGACATCCATATGCAAAGAGTGACTGACAGCCCCTGGAATATGATGAGAAACACAATAATCAAGAAAAGTTTAATTTCGGTGAGAGCTCAGCACATGTCCTCTATTAAAATAACAGCTCTGGTTTGGCTATATGGGACTGGAAgccaaatttgagaaaaaaaactgagtAGTCTGCTTTGAGgaaatcattattattatattttttgggtGGTGCTGGAGAAGCGgtgtgaaaattattattagaTAAATAACTTCAAGTCTTCATAAATGCTTCTAAGAACAACACATCTTCCTCGGCAGTAACACTAACAAGTAACTAACAGGTTTTTTGCTGGAGTTGGAATCGATGGCAGGGGCAAAAATTATTAGATTTAAGGCATTTATTACTTCAGAAAGCTTTACAGGATGACACATCTTCCTAACTGGCTTTTATTTTCATGGGGTTGGAGTTCCGTGGGgaaattttcatttttgagaAAGGCTTTTTTCAATGAAGTCCGACTCGTCAATGAGTCATTAACCTAATAAATAGAAGCCCAAACTAGCTGTCTTACTTGTGCCATAGTGGAGAAGTCAAACAACTTGACTGCAACTCCATGTAATAAGGAGACCTATTGAATGCCGTGCTTTTCTATAATTGTAACCAGCCAGGTCAGAAAAAATATTATAGTCAACAGATTAATGCTTAGGGTGATAGCGAAGTTGTCGAACCTCCTAGCGGAGACCTATGCAATAGACATATAACATTATAAGCTAGGTACTATTTCTAGTATTAGGCACGCGTATCCTAACTTTGCCTAACGTAAAAACTTACGCCTAATGTTAATTGAAAAAGAATTTTTTACCAGTCACACGCTCCTTTGTTTTGAGAATGCAGCGGACCGGTAAAAGTCCTAGGAGAAATATTCATTTTCTGCACTCGTTTACGTGTTCAGTCCATCCTGTGGTAAAACATAAGAACTCAGAATTATGGGAAGATAAGTATTTGATATCACAAGTGCTCGCGTATCTCACAGTATTGCTATGCTTTCACCGGAAATAGTCAGAACGGCTGAACATGAAAGGTAAACGTGTCCGAGTTAAAGTCAAAGGTCGTCTGCAGAGTATCTCAGCAACGAGAATGCTGCGACGTAGTACCCGAACATTATTTTCGTGTAGGGTAACTTCCTGGTTGAACCAGCAGGTCTTGTATTTTCAACCAGCATAAGAAAAGTCGAAAGAAATGTCACTAGAGTCCTTCCAAGCATCCATGGTGTTAAGTGCCGCTGGAAATTGCCTTGGGAAGTATTTTTGGAAGATGAGTATTGACATACAGGAGCAACATGTTGGTTTGTCATCACCAGTTGAAGAAAACATAGTTCTTCATTTAGCCAGCGCTGAAGCATTGGCAAAAGGAAAATGTGGCCACAACTATTTACATGAGTTTGCAATGAACTGCTCGGAATGCATGGCAAGTGACATGAAAGGCCGTGATATAAGCAATATTGTTTTACAAAGAATTTCTCAACTACAACCATCTAATCACATGACATTATTTGCACCATTTAACGAACGTGCAACTGATAGCTGTTCAGCGGTCAGAGCATTGGTGATAGGGCTGAGGTTTCACAAGCCAAACCATGTCGATGAATTAATTGCTACTGTCATTGAGAGTACTCGTATGTTTCATCACCAACCTGTGTCTTATCTCGGTGCCCTTACTACTGCATTATTTGCATCATTTGCAATCCAGGGTCGAGAGCCTCGTGAGTGGGGAGCAGGTCTTCTAGCAGCCTTGCGTTTAGCTTTTCAGCACATTATAAATGATGGAAGAAATACATCTGAAAATGGTCAAGAATGGCAGCACTTTGAAGACAGGTGGAAGGAGTATCTTAGCCTGAGAGGTATTATAAATGGAGAGAATCGACCAAAGTTTCCCAAGAAATTTAAGTTCAGAGAAGAGAGAGAACGATTTTATAGACGATTTGCATTACCCCGTACAGTACATGGAAGTTGCAGTCACGATGCACCTCTCATTGCGTAAgtgtttaacatatatattcacCTGAAGTTGAACAGAGTACTGTAGGCTttttcagtggcggagctaggggtattgcaTGGTGAgagggggcaagaatggtctgtactGTAAGGGCGCTTTCAAACCTATCAaacagagcgccaccacaggttggcgcggagcgtacagatttttttttgagtaaagatactcacTAGATCCCCGGAAATGactctttccgggccttgctaatttgcagataaacaaagaataaatagcccttagagcattttgtcagaaaattacaccaaaaaaatgtgacaaatgtcaataggtagatgagagcacagtaaaaatgtcaataatccgaataagtaaaaagtggtaaaaagctgaaaagggcgccagcagtccatttgagtccgtcaggggggcatccgccccccctgactgtatggacgctccgccactgggctTTTTATTCTCTACATCACTTATTGAAACAACATTTCATGTGAGTCTAGTAAGTGGCTTTTTAGAAAGTAACAGAAATACCATGGAAATCATGTAGAGATATGATCCATTTTAAAGAATAGTTTTATGTCTTAAACCAAGAAATCCTACTAAGCACAAGACACAGGATTATAATAATTAGTTTGCTTTGTAACCTTGAAATTAGAAAGTTCTGtaaacaaaacatgttgtaaATTATGTAGATGTGTTTTATTTTCCCACAGATATGATGCGTTGCTCTATAGTTCCTCATGGAAAGATCTTTGTACCTATGCCATGCAGCATGGAGGAGATTGCAGAGCTAGCGCATCTATTGCCGGAGGATGGTGGGGAATTCTCCATGGATTTGATGGTGTTCCTATAAACCACTACGATCAAGTCGAATTCAAAGACAGACTCCTAACAGCAGCAACTTCTATTTATAGCATCAGCTGGATGTGAAATGATTTCAGTGAAATCAGGTGGACAATT
Above is a genomic segment from Apostichopus japonicus isolate 1M-3 chromosome 5, ASM3797524v1, whole genome shotgun sequence containing:
- the LOC139967857 gene encoding ADP-ribosylhydrolase ARH1-like: MSLESFQASMVLSAAGNCLGKYFWKMSIDIQEQHVGLSSPVEENIVLHLASAEALAKGKCGHNYLHEFAMNCSECMASDMKGRDISNIVLQRISQLQPSNHMTLFAPFNERATDSCSAVRALVIGLRFHKPNHVDELIATVIESTRMFHHQPVSYLGALTTALFASFAIQGREPREWGAGLLAALRLAFQHIINDGRNTSENGQEWQHFEDRWKEYLSLRGIINGENRPKFPKKFKFREERERFYRRFALPRTVHGSCSHDAPLIAYDALLYSSSWKDLCTYAMQHGGDCRASASIAGGWWGILHGFDGVPINHYDQVEFKDRLLTAATSIYSISWM